In one window of Leptospira neocaledonica DNA:
- a CDS encoding SDR family NAD(P)-dependent oxidoreductase, translated as MSQLKGKVAVVTGASKGIGASIAKTLGSAGASVVVNYSSSKEGADKVVAEIEKSGGKAIAVQGDMSKSSDVKRLFSETKKAFGSVNILVNNAGVFEFAPLEAVTEDEFHRQMNTNVLGPILATQESLNYFAPEGGSVINISSIVSDIPVPNSVVYASTKGALDTVSQVLALELSSKKIRVNTIAPGGVETEGAHRLGMIGSEMEKAIVSKTPLGRLGQPEDIAKVALFLASEDSYWLTGERINASGGYR; from the coding sequence CTAAAACATTAGGTTCTGCAGGTGCTTCCGTAGTGGTAAACTATTCTTCTAGCAAAGAAGGCGCAGATAAAGTTGTGGCAGAGATTGAGAAAAGCGGAGGAAAGGCAATCGCAGTCCAAGGTGATATGTCCAAGTCCTCGGATGTAAAACGTCTTTTTTCAGAAACGAAAAAGGCTTTTGGTTCCGTGAATATCCTAGTGAATAACGCAGGTGTATTCGAGTTTGCTCCTTTGGAAGCGGTAACAGAAGATGAGTTTCATAGACAAATGAACACGAATGTTTTGGGTCCTATCCTTGCTACTCAGGAATCTTTGAATTATTTCGCTCCGGAAGGCGGATCAGTCATCAATATCAGTTCCATTGTGAGCGATATCCCTGTTCCGAATTCAGTTGTGTATGCTTCTACTAAGGGTGCATTAGACACCGTTTCCCAAGTATTGGCTTTGGAACTTAGTTCGAAAAAAATAAGGGTGAATACGATCGCTCCAGGTGGTGTGGAAACGGAAGGAGCTCATAGGCTTGGAATGATTGGTAGTGAAATGGAAAAAGCAATCGTTTCCAAAACTCCTTTGGGAAGATTAGGACAGCCTGAAGATATCGCTAAGGTCGCATTATTCCTAGCTTCCGAAGATTCCTATTGGCTTACCGGAGAAAGGATCAACGCGTCTGGAGGTTATAGATAA